In Dioscorea cayenensis subsp. rotundata cultivar TDr96_F1 chromosome 11, TDr96_F1_v2_PseudoChromosome.rev07_lg8_w22 25.fasta, whole genome shotgun sequence, a single genomic region encodes these proteins:
- the LOC120271878 gene encoding serine/threonine-protein kinase BSK1-like translates to MSTSRTSPTGVAFMAANRSPSRGFQRTPGLMKSSSGMRRLEQGRLRHRRLARLIGYCCEGAERLLVAEFMPNNSLARHLFNVKTKTMERSKCLRVACYIAEALEYCIKEHALYYDLNPHKVLFDEVGNPCLSCFGLVKNHRDERCFHTNIAYTPPGCLYGMASAKSMVFSFGILLRDLLSGKQISDEQAMDAILGTRIPIVLDSRLWGKCSAEGATALVKLAYDCLQYKPIDRPSIKYVIATLAQIQSNSVGPSNPMPKTGAR, encoded by the exons ATGAGTACCTCCCGAACTTCGCCTACAGGGGTCGCCTTCATGGCGGCCAACAGATCGCCGTCAAGAGGTTTTCAAAGGACGCCTGGCCTGATGAAGAGCAGTTCAGG GATGAGGCGATTAGAGCAGGGAAGGTTGAGACACAGGCGGCTTGCGAGATTGATTGGGTACTGTTGCGAGGGGGCTGAGAGGCTTCTTGTGGCCGAGTTCATGCCCAATAATTCACTCGCACGGCATCTTTTCAATG TTAAAACTAAGACTATGGAGCGGTCTAAGTGCTTGAGAGTCGCATGCTATATAGCAGAAGCTTTGGAATATTGCATCAAAGAACATGCTCTGTATTATGATCTGAATCCACATAAAGTTCTCTTTGATGAG GTTGGTAATCCTTGTCTTTCTTGTTTTGGTCTCGTGAAAAACCACAGGGATGAAAGATGTTTCCACACTAACATTGCTTACACACCTCCGGGGTGCTTATATG gAATGGCCAGTGCTAAAAGCATGGTATTCAGCTTTGGCATTCTGCTACGAGATTTACTGAGCGGAAAGCAAATCTCAGATGAACAA GCAATGGATGCAATATTGGGTACAAGAATCCCTATCGTTCTGGATTCTCGTTTGTGGGGTAAATGTTCCGCTGAAGGGGCCACTGCTTTGGTGAAACTTGCTTATGACTGTTTGCAATATAAACCTATTGACCGACCCTCCATAAAATATGTTATTGCAACCCTTGCACAAATTCAAAGCAATTCTGTG GGACCATCTAATCCAATGCCAAAGACTGGAGCAAGATAA